GTGGCCCCAGTGTGAAGGTAATGGTGTGAAGGCGGAGACAATGGCTTGCTGAGGGCTGCCCAGGCGTTCACGTCCCTTTTCAACGCGCCCAGCCCTACTGGCGCAGGGCGGGGCAGCGCCTTGGCCCAGGCCCTGTGGCGCAGGCCGCTGCTGCTTTTCCCGCCAGGGTTCCTGTTCTGCACCCGCAGCGCCTTCGGGTGCCTGCTGGCGCTGGGCATCGCTTACCAAATGGAGATGACAAGCCCAGGCTGGGCGCCGCTGATCGCCTGGGCGGTTTCACTAACGTCCTGGGGGCAAAGTTTCTCCAAGGCCTATTGGTGCTTCATGGGAACGTTGCTGGGCGCTGTGCTGGCTGTGGTGCTGATGGCGGCCATCCCCCAGGCGGCCTGGCTGTTCTTTCCAGCCCTTGGGGCTGTTCTGGGGCTGTGCATGTTCTGCGCCAGCCTGGCTGGCAATTTCAGGGCCTATGGTTGGGGGCTGGCTGGCTTTACCTGTGCCATCATCGCTATGGACGCTGCCCCTGACGCCCCCTCCGTGTTCATGACGGCCATGGCGCGCGTGACCAACATCACCCTTGGGGTGGCGTGTGAGGCCTTCGCTGGCTTCGTGTTCAGCCGCGACCCGGCAGCCGCAGCCCGGCTGGGCCTGCGCGCCACGCTGGAGCTGAACATGCGCCGCACCTGCACCGTTCTATGCCAGGCGCTGGCCAACCAGCCCAACGCCCTGGAGCTGGCTGAGGACGAAATCGCCGGCATTCTGGGTTTTGACAGCAAGGTGGAGTTCCTGGCTATTGAGATGGGGCGCGCTGGCCATGTGGGCAGCCACGCGCGCGCTTCCCTGGCGGCCTTGGCTGGCGCGCTGGCGGGGCTTTTCGGTGGCGGCCACGACTTTCCCAAAGCCCCCCAGGCCATGGTGGCCGCTGTGGCGCGTGAAGGCGACCCTTACGCCCCAGCCCCTATCAGCGCCCCTACGCCAACAGGTACACCCCCCAACCAGCAGCCCCAGCGCCAGGAGGCTGACTTCTACCAAAGCGCGCCAGACATCGGCCAGCTTGTAGCGCGCGTCAGTGCCGCCATCGCTGCTCTGCCAGCCCATTTGGACGACCAGGCAGACCCGGCCCTGGTGCTGCGCGCCCTGCGGGCAGAATGCCTACGCCAAAGCGTTTGGATGGCTGAAAACCCCGCCCTACCCCACACAGGGCGGGACGGCCTGGCGCTGGCTATCCTGGCCAATTTGCTGGATGACCTAGCTGCTGCCACAGACCAGTTCAGGGCGTGCTTCGGCCTCAAGACCATGGGGGGGGAAAGCTACCGCTACGCCCGCGCCAGCTGGCGCGACCCCGTACTTGGGGTGCAGAACGCGCTCAAGATCTTCAGTGCCATCATGTTCACAGGCATGGTGTGGGAGGTCACAGCGTGGCCCTTCGGCAAAATGTGCGTGGCCTTCACCGCCATTATCTGCTGCCTGTTCGGCGCCAGCCCAACGCCGCAGACGGGCAGCTTCGCCTTCCTCATCGGCACTATCGCTGCTGCGTGCTCCGCCTTCATGCTGGACATGCTGTTCATCCCCATGGCGGCGGACGTGTATGAGGCCCAGGCGCTGGAGTTCCTGGTGGCGCTTTTGATTGGCTGCACCATCCGCGTTTCGGCCCGCACCGCCGTGGTGGGCATTGCCTATGGCTTTATGCTGTTCCCCATGACGGTGGCCAGCAACCAGGGCGTGACCACGGCGCTGGCCTATTTCAACAAAACGCAGGCCATGGTGCTGGCGGCCACGGTGGCTGTGTGGGTATTCAGGGTGGTGCTGCCGTTCCGCGTCAAGCGCGCAGCACTGCGCGTGCGGGCCTCCATGATGGCCGAACTGCGCCGCCTAGTCACGGGGCCAGACACCACAGCGGTGGAGGACGCCTGGGTGTCGCGCAGCCTGGACCGCTTCTCGGCCCTCTCCACCCCAGCGGAACTCAAGGAAAGCCCAGCGCTGCGGGCGTGGCTGTTCGGGCTTCTGGCCACGCTGGCGCTTGGCATCCACGTGGTGCGCCTGCGCTACCTGGTCAAGCGCCCTGGCGTGCCTGAAGCAGCCCAGAACGAAATCGAAGCCCTGCTCCACAGCATGGCCAACCACCCCACAGAAACCATGGTGGCCGCGCGTTACGCAGCCGCAGCCCGCTTGGCGTTGATGCCGGCTGGCGCCTTGGCTGAGGTGCCGCCTACAGAGCTGACCCCGGCCCAGCGCCTGGCGCGGCTGGACAAGGCGGCCCTTTCAGGCTGCCTGCTGGTGGTGGAACGGCTGCTGCTGGAGAACCGCGCCTTCCTGGACCTTTCAGACAGCTTCGGCTGATTGGGCTGATTGGGCTGAAGGAGCGCCCGCTCACCCCTCCAGCAAAGCGGGGCGCAGTTGGCTCAGCAAGCCGTGGCGGGCATCGTCAAAGCCTTCGATGGTGACGTTGACGCCGCGCTTGCGGTCGTTCTCCACCGCTTTCTCAAAAGCGGCCACAGCGCTGACATCCAGGAAGTGCGCGCCGCGCAAATCAACCACCAGGTTGGGCGTGGTGAGGGGCTCAGCCAAAGTGTGGACAAGGCGGCGGGCACTAGCGAAGAAGATCTGCCCTTCAATGGCGCACACCGTCACGTCCCCTTGAACGCTGCGGGTGATGTTCACCATCCGCGCCGCTGCCCAAGCGAAGAACACGCCAGAAAGCATAACGCCGCACAGAACGCCCAGTGCCAGGTTCTTGGTGGCCACCACGACGACCACCGTCAGCACCATTACCAAACTGCCCAAGCGCGGGTGGGTGCGCAGGTCCCGCAGGCTCTGCCAGGAGAAGGTGCTGGCTGACACCATCACCATGATGGCCACCAGGGCCGCCACGGGAACGCGCGCCACCCAGCCGTGCAGCGCCACCATCAAGGCCAGCAGGAACGCGCCTGAGGTAAAGGTGGAAAGCCGCCCAACGCCGCCATAGCGGATGTTGCCCACCGTCTGCCCAATCATGCCGCAGCCAGCAATGCCCCCCCATAAGCTGGAGGCCAGGTTGGCCAGGCCCAGGCCCGTGCACTCCTGCCCAGCATTGCTGGATGTCTGGGTGCGCTCGTCAGCGATTTCAGCCGTCAGCATGGATTCAAGTAGCCCAACGGCGGCCATGGCCACGCTGGCTGGCAGGATAATGCCAAGGCTGTGCCAGGTCAGCGGCACATGGGGCAGGTGCAATTCAGGCCAACCCGTGGGCAGGGCGCCCAGGTCACCAATGGTGGCAACGTGCCACCCCATGAACTCCGCGGCCGCGTAAAGCGCCACAATGCACACAAGGGGGGAGGGGATGCGCTCAAACAGGGCGGGCAGCAGGCGCGGCGCGCCATAGATGATGGCAAGGCCAAGCGCCATAAGCCCCCAGCCCTGCGGGCCCGCGTGGGTGATTTGCGGCACTTGGGCCGAGAAGATCAGGATGGCCAGCGCGTTGGCGAACCCCGTGACGACCTCAGCGGAGACGTAGTCCATCACCACCTCCAGCCGCAGCAGTCCGAAGCCCACCTGGAACAGCCCCGCCAGCAGCGTGGCGGGGATGAGGTAATCCACACCATAGCCATGCACCAAGGGCGCCGCCACCAACGCCACAGACCCAGCTGCGCCTGAGATCATCCCAGGCCTGCCGCCGAACACGGAAAGTGTGACAGCGATGGCGAAGGTGGAGAACAGCGCCATGGCCGGCGTAACGCCAGCGATGTAGGAGAAGGCGATGACCTCAGGGATAAGCGCGAAGGTGCTGACCATCCCCGCCAGCACCTCCCGCGTTGGCTTCTGCGTCCATTGCCTGATGTAGAGTGAAAGCCAGCTTGGCTGGTCTGATTGGGCCGCTGCTGGGCCTTGGGGGGCGAGTGCGCTGTTCTCTGCCATGAAATCCTGAAGTGGTGGTTGGAGGGGAAAGCGGGGCGGTGGGCCGGACGGGGTGCCTCTGCCGCTGTGGAAGTTGCCTGGTTGAAGGGCTGGCTAGCTACCCAGACCCGCAATCAATCAGGTCCGTAACAATCAGACCCGAAACGACCAGGCCAGAAACGAAATGCCGCACCCTAACACGCCTGCCCCATGCGCTTGCAGGGTGCGCAGGTCACACCGCCCACGTGTTTCTGTGCTTTTGATAAAGGCGCTTAATGTCAAAGGGGGCCCGGATTGGCCTCCAACGCGCCAACGAAAGTGGTTTTGAGGGAAGGATCGGAACCATTCGGCAGAGGGAAGGTTCACGCAAAAACCATTCGTGCCGTGTCATCCATTCTTCAGAAGACCGGGAATGGGTTGGGCTGTGTTCAGAATTTCCAGACCTCTCCTGGCTGGACCCTGTTGAAGTCAAAGCCTTCAAAGGCATCAGGGCCCTTGTGCAGGAAGTGGTGGAGGACATGGTTGAACAGGGGGAGCCTGTTCCTGAAGCTGTCCCCAGAAACTAAGAAGAGAAAAACACAGCTTGAAACCTCAGGAGAGACATCCATGCCTTTGCTCCCTTGCCACATCGAAATTTAATCACCTGGCCTTGGAAGCGGCAGAGCAGGGCTTGAGCCTTAACAGGCTCATCAACTACAAGCTCAGCGCCACCCATCCTTAAAAAGTTCAACCAGGACTATAAGGAAAAAATACAGGATCAGGTTAGGGAGGCCGGCCGTAGGCTTAGGGCAGTGGCCCAAAATAGAAACGGGCAGAAAGTCACTGCCCAGCCATGACGGCAACGTACCTGCCTCCCCCCTCCACAGCCACGCGTGCCCTTGTTCCTTGTTCTGTGAAGCGATGTGAATCAGCCTGGAAAAGAACAACAAGGATAAGGCAGGCTCCCATGGCCTTTGCGCTACGTGGAAGCCGGAAATCAGGGAAGCGAAGAAGCTTTGCCCAAGCCCAGCACCAGAACAAACCCTAACCCAGTCCTTCAAGGATGCTGGCCTTGTCGGTGGCCAGACCCCAGGCAGGGGATTGGCCATGGCGGGAAACACTGAGGCGCAAAAGCGTTTTGCAGCCTTCACAGGGCCATCAAGGCCGGAAGCCTGCTTGCCAATCCGTGCCGTGCCATGGGCAGTGCTTCCCCAAACAACTTTAAAAACAAGGCCCGCGCTGGTGGGCATGGGCACCAAGGGGTAATCAATCCGTGATGAAGTGAGGTTATGAAGTGCTGGGAACAAGGGTGCCTTCTATCCCTAATCCTGTGAGGGGAACCCACATTGCGCGCCGGAAAACCGTGCTGCGGCAGGGAGACTATCACTATGTTCCCGCTGCCAGCCCAGAAAAGCCAACCCCCTGAGGGTTGACTTCAACAGACCCTGCAACGTTGCGTAATTATGACGTAACTCAAGAGAGGTGTGGGGGTCCAAGGCCTGCTTCCAAGGCGCATCAAGCACCCACCACCCATGCCCAGCAGGAAATTACCAACTCTAGCCATCCCCTTCCGATTCCTGTAAAATACCCACATCTTTGAATTAGTTTTAGAATGAGTATTGAATATGACCGATGATAGCCAAGTAATAAAAACCGTTAATGAATATTTAGAAAAAATTAATGGTTTTAAGTATGGATTCACTGAAGATTTCAAAAAAAGCACTAATAGGAAATTCCCAAATTTAAAATTTAATCCGAATGAACTCATGTTTTTCTATAGAGGACAAGCATCCACCAAGTGGGATATTACACCCAATGTTATGCGGGATGTTATAGAGCCTGGTAATGAAGCCAATATCTATAATGATGCTGTGGCAACAGCACCTGATGAGTTCCCGGCAAGCAACACGACCATCAGCAACCTGATCAAAATGCAGCATTTCGGCATTCCAACACGTTTGCTCGACATCTCCCAAAGCCCCTTGGTTGCCCTTTATTTTGCTTGCCAGAAAAATGAACATGCTTATGGTAAGGAAACGGATGGATTTGTTTATGTTTTTATTACATTAAGACGTTACTTTTATAGTGAAGATGATTATCGAGTCTCTTTAAAATCTAATTTAGCTCGCATTAGATATAATAATCCAGACATTTCAAAGAGTATTGAATCATCTTTTGATAAAAAAGTAATAGAAGCTCTTCAAAAACTAAATAAATATGCTCAATTCAAGCCGCATTTAATTAAATTACTCAGCATGGAGGATATTCATGAAAAATCAGAGTATAATAATTCATATAGAGAAGATTTTGATAAGTTATCGATAGAGTATGAAAAAGAATATGAACGCATAAAAAATGAACATGATTCATATATTTCTAGTTCACAAAAAGAAATAGAAGAATTACAAAAAAATACCTTTAATCCTGAGAAAATTAAAAATCTAATAGACAGATCTAATAAAATCACAGATTTTATAAACAATGTTCGGCGGATAGATTATAAAATGATGATGGCTATTTTCTGGGAACTACGGAGTTTTGCTTCCAGAGAATTTCCTTGGTTAGCTCATATGGATGCTATGGACATTCGGGATGAAATATTAAGCGTATCTTTTGTTCAACCTCGTATGGATAACAAACGTTTACAGGCCCAAAAGGGTGCTTTTTTGCTTAGCGGCTTAAATTTTCAGTTAAAAGAAAAAGATATAGCTCTATTTCCTGAACACAAACCAATAAATCTCTCTCAATATATTGGACATTTATCAACAAATGAACAAGAAATGTTAATTGACAAAAAAGAAAGTCCAGAAGATTTTATCTATGCCACAAAAATCATGATTGACCATGACTCTAAAAAGGATATTCTTATTGAACTTAAAGAAAACTTTGACATCTCAGAAGCTACATTATTTCCAGATTTGGATCATTTGGGTGAAGAGCTGAAAAAACGCTATGCCGCAAACCCTGAACCATCCCAAGAAAGCTAACTTACCCCTGTGAAGTACAGGGCTGGAAACCGTGTGGGGACGTGGCCAAAGGCACGGCGCCATTGGAACTGGTCCAACGCCAAAACGCGCTGATGGTTGTGGGTGCCTCTTAAGGAATAGTCTAAAAAAACCCTTTTACCTGATTGCTTTGCACATCGCTTCAAAAGCGGCCCTATTTTAGGTCTGCTTATTATAACTTGGCATGATCCTTCACCCTCCAGGAATGGGAATCTTATTAAAGCGCAGCTTGTTGGGGGTTTGTCAGTCCGCACAGCGGGCAACGTCACTAAGAACACCGGTTAAGGTGGGCTATAACAAGCTTGAGAGAGCCTTCCGGCAGTGATGACGTCCAACCCCTGCCGTTCGCTGTGGGCACCGTGCGGTGCGGCACGCTTGCAGGGCGGGTCCAGGCCATTTTGCAAAGCGCCACAGCCGGGGTGCTTCTATCTGGGGAAAACTTGAACAAGAACCGCTTGCACCACCCTGAAATCGCGGTGGAAGAATATGAGGGACTGCCGGAAATTCTGGCCAATCCTGACCATGTGGTGTGGGATGTTAAACCACATAATGGTGAGGCACCGCGTTCCGTCATTCTGCTGAAACGATTGGGCGCGCTGCTTTACCGTTTGGCCGTCAAAGCCACCCTGGCACGCAGTGAAAACTTTGCCTTAAGCCTCACTGTCATCAGGGAAAAGGATTGGGGCAAGTTGTTGCGTAAGGAGATTAAATAAAAGAGTGATCGCTGGCAGCGCGTGGGCCTCCTATCCCTTCAAGAGGGCAACCCACAATTTCTCCCCATAATGGAGGCAACGGTCAGGAGAATATCACCGTAATCCCGCTGCCAGCCCTGAAACCCTAACATCCCCCACCCTTATTTCGCAACAAAGCTTAGACACATGGCCCAAATCACGCTTTCAGGCGATACCAAACACATCAAGCAGGCCCTGCAACGGTTGGCGGACATTGGGCGCAAACCACAGCCCTTCCTGGCTGCCTTGAGAACTGAGGTTGTGGACAACACACGCCAGCGCTTGAATGAAGGGCGGCCTGCGGTTGGTGCTTCCTACGTTGCCTTCAACAAGCTTTACGCCCAAAGCCGCAAACCGTTGCCGCCACTCATCCAGGGTGGTGGGCTGCAGCGCAGCCTGACAAGCCAGGCGCGTGGCGGCACACTTATATGGGGCAGCAACCTGGTCTACGCGGCGGCGCAGCAATTCGGCGCGCTCATCAAGCCACGCACCAAGCCAGCGCTGACGTTCAGGAGATGTTCAAGATGGGGGGCAGCTGTGTGATGGTTTTAATCCCTGCCCTGCCAAAACACCTCAAGCTTCAATTTGAATCGTGGTCCGTAGGCCTGGGCAGATGCATTCCTGATGCACCTTAAGAACATCAGAGCCGTCACCAGTACTTCGGCTTCTGGAGATTCTGGCTGGCACTCTCTGCCGCCCATCCCACCTGCGCATTCTGTGCGTTCAGGGACAGGCAATGGGTTTCGGAGCCTTCACAGGCTTCTGGCCCTCTGGCCTTGGCAGGCAGCGGTTTTGGGTTGCGCCGGGCTGATGGGCGCCACGTAGGGCAGAACCCCTGGTCCAATGGAGGGGGCGGCGCCAGCCATGCCTAACTGTGGCCCATCCAAGGAGAGATGGAACTTTATGGCCACACAAGATTTTCTGCACGGTGTTGAGACCCTCAGCACTGCTGTGTCCCAGCCCCTGGTCAGCGTGGATCTGTCCACCATTGGCCTGATTGGCACCGCCCCTGGCGCAGACCCCGCCGCCTTCCCCCTCAACACGCCTGTGCTGGTCAGCGGTTCTGACGCGGTGCTGGTGGGCAAGCTGGTTTCGCAACTGCCCGCCGCCCAGGGTGGGACGCCCAATCTCAATCCCAGCCAGGCTGGCACGCTGCCTATGGCTGTAAGCACCATCCTGGATGAATGCTCCCCCGTTATGGTGGTGGTGCGCGTTGAGGAAGGGTCCTCTGAAAGTGCCACCATCGCCAACATCATGGGCGGGGTGGACGCGCAGGGCAACTACACAGGCGTGCACGCCTTCCAGGCCGCTGAAGCCATTACAGGCCGCAGGCCACGCCTGCTATGCGCGCCAGGCTGGTCCCACCAAAGCGTGGCAGAAGCGCTGGTCTCTATCCAGGTGGCTGAGGGGGGCAGTGGCTACACGCCTGGCCTTTACCACCTGACCATCACCGACAGCGCCGGCACAGGCGCCCAAGCCAGCGCCACGGTGGACAGCACCGGCAAAGTTGCCAGCGTTACGCTGCTTTCAAACGGCGCAGGCTACAAAGCGCCAAGCTTCGCGCTGCCAGCGGCGGCTGGGCAGGGCACGGGCGCCAGCTTCAGCGCCAGCATCGCCACCATTGACAACGGCGTCGTGGCGGAGCTGAAAACCATTGCCGAGAAACTGCGCGCCGTGATCTTCGCTGACAGCGCCGACCAAGGCCAGGCTGCCGCCATCGCAGCAGCAGCCATGGGCGGCGGGCGTGTGATGCTGATTGACCCGTGGATTGTGCGTGATGATGGCACAGGCACCAGCGTCACCTTCCCGGCCTCAGGCAAGTTCGCTGCCAAGCAAGCCTACCTTGACCAGGCTGTGGGGTTCTGGCGCTCCGTCTCCAACCAGCCGCTGAACGGGGTCACGGCACTCTCCCGCCCCATCGGGTTTGTGGTGAGTGACCAGAGCTGTGCTGCCAACCTGCTGAACGCCGCTTATGTCAGCACCATCATCCGCCAGGCCGGGCGCGGCTACACCACATGGGGCAATCGCGCGCTTGACGGCAGCTTCCTGTGCGTCACCCGCACGGTGGATGAAGTCAACGAAACGCTGCTGCAAAGCGTGCTTCAGTTCGTGGACATGAACATCGTCAAGAACTTCGTCACTGAAGTGGTGGAGGCCGTCAACGCCTATTTGCGCCAGCTCAAGAGCAAGGGCGCTATCACAGGGGGTAAATGCTGGGCCGACACCGCCCTGAACACGCCAGAGGCCGTGATGAATGGCCAGGTGTTCTTCGATTTCGACATCGGCCCCGCCTACCCCGCTGAGCGCATCACGTTCCGCAGTGCCATCAACAACGATTACGTCACCACCATCTTCAACAACGGGAGTGCAGCATGATGTCCGGGCCCCGGCGCGTCTTCAAGAACCTCAACCTGTTTTTCAAGGGCTCCAGCTTTGCAGGCTCCGTGCTGGACTTCACCCCACCCAAGCTGGAGCTGGAGACCATCGAACACCGCGGCGGCGGCATGGAGACGGCCGTTGACCTCACCATGGGGTTGAAGCGCCTCGACACCGCTTTTTCGGTGGTGGATTACAGCCCCCTCCTGATTGGCTCCATCTCCCCGCTGGAGGGGGCGGCCAACACCTTCATCATGCGTGGTGTGGCGGAGGATTGGGACGGCACGGTGACACCACTTGAAATCACCATGAGCGGCAAAACCAAGGCCGTTGACCGTGGCACGCTGCGCGCTGGGGAGAAGGCGCAGCTCAAAATCACCATGAACCTCACCTACTACAGCGAGAAAGTCGGTGGTGAGCTGGTGCATGAGATTGACGTGATGAACATGTCCTGGATCAACAGCCAGGGCGTTGACATGCTGCAGGGCACGCGCTCAGCGCTTGGCCTCTGACAGCGCGCTGCCATCACGCGCAGCCGTCAACAACAGGCAGCGCCAGGCAGGGCGCCCTTCCAGGGCCTGCCTGGCTAGCGCAGGAGAGGGAACTCCCATGAGCCTTGACCACCCCCCCCACGACCACACTCCAGGCAACGCTATGCCGCCTTGGCTGGAGGTCAACCCCGACCACTCCATCACGGTGCGCCTGTCGCGCCCCTACATTTTGCCAGACACTACTGAACGCAGCACCGTGACCTTGCGCGAGCCAACCGTGGCAGACCAGAAGGCCTTCATGCCAAGCGGCCCAGGCGCCAACGCCCGCCAAACAGCAGAGGCAGAGGCGCGCTTCCTAGCCGCCCTGGCTGACGGCATCACGCCAAGCTTCATGGATGGGCTGGCGCTACGCGATTACCAGCGCCTGCAGGTGGCATTCGGTTTTTTTCTCGATTGACGCCTGAAACCATTCTGGTGGGCGCTATGGTTCTGGGCCGTTTCTGCCATTGGTCGCTGGCGGACTGCATGGGGCTGCCCACCCATGACTTCATCAGCGCGCTGGAGAGGGTGGAGGCAGCGGGCGCTGAACAGAACTGAACAGGCGTGTGCGCCCCAACCACCCCCTCAGCCAGCATCCCTAAGGGGTACGGCAGCTGGCAGGCGCCGGTCCAGTGTGAAAGCCGCGGCCTTCCATGCTGTGCAGGTGTTCAGTGAACAGGACAGGCAGCATGAAGCAGGACCATCAAAACATTCCCCACCCTTTTTCCACCCCATCCCCTTTGGGCGTGCCTTTTTCCCTGCTGGGCCAGGCGTTGCCTGGCGGGGCATGGCCCTGGAAGCTGGGCAGCGCCTTAGAACGGGCCAGAGGATCTGGGCTGGGCCCCTGCCAAGCCACCCAGCGCCAAGCGATGGTGGGCTGGAGCCAGCCTGGCGTGGGGCTGTTGGAGGGGCTTAGCTTGATGGCCCTTTTGGGGACCCGCCACAATCCCTTCAGGCACGCTGCCACCCTTCTGCCCAAACAGGGCCCCACAAGGGCAGTTGGCAGAATCATGGCGCAGGCGCTGTTTTACCAGGTCGCCCCCCACACGCTTGGGTGGCGGCAGTGGAAAACCCCGGAAACCTTGGGAGCGCTGGCCAAACGGGCCCTTGGCTCTGTTGGTCGAGCCCTCTGCGCGCCCCAAATTCTACCGGCCGCCCTGGTAAAAAATGAAAGCAGCTACCAACCCTGCGCCAAAGCGTTGGGCAGGGGTGCAGCCCTGCTTACCCTAGCGCTTTCACCAAAGAGGGGAACGTTCGTTCCCACACAGGCCCTCAGCGCCAAAAGGCTTTGGGCCAAACGGGCCAAGGCCGCGTTCAGCAAGCGGCTTTGGGCACAAGCGTTCACGCACCATGGCACAAGCCAAAGCAACACCCAAAGCAAAGCTCAGGGGATGGATCTGCAGCGCGCTTCAGCCAGCACAGCACTAAAGGGCTGGAAGGGGTGGGACAGGCCAACGGCGGCTGAGGTTGAAGCAAGCTCCAGCAACCTTGCGGCCTTCAGCATTTTTAACAAATTTACCACATTCCTCACCACTTCCATGGCTGGGACGTTCACCCAAACGGGTCTGTTCAACGCCCTGATTAGCCCCTGGGGACTATCAGGGCCCTTGCGCCCTCCGCACCTGCCTTCTCTTCCTGTTTGGAATCTGGCAGGGGCAGCCGCCCTGCAAGGGCAGCGGCCATCCCCCAGCCCCGTGCCAAGGCGGTTTGGACAAAGCGCGCCCCAGG
The sequence above is drawn from the Formicincola oecophyllae genome and encodes:
- a CDS encoding SulP family inorganic anion transporter; amino-acid sequence: MAENSALAPQGPAAAQSDQPSWLSLYIRQWTQKPTREVLAGMVSTFALIPEVIAFSYIAGVTPAMALFSTFAIAVTLSVFGGRPGMISGAAGSVALVAAPLVHGYGVDYLIPATLLAGLFQVGFGLLRLEVVMDYVSAEVVTGFANALAILIFSAQVPQITHAGPQGWGLMALGLAIIYGAPRLLPALFERIPSPLVCIVALYAAAEFMGWHVATIGDLGALPTGWPELHLPHVPLTWHSLGIILPASVAMAAVGLLESMLTAEIADERTQTSSNAGQECTGLGLANLASSLWGGIAGCGMIGQTVGNIRYGGVGRLSTFTSGAFLLALMVALHGWVARVPVAALVAIMVMVSASTFSWQSLRDLRTHPRLGSLVMVLTVVVVVATKNLALGVLCGVMLSGVFFAWAAARMVNITRSVQGDVTVCAIEGQIFFASARRLVHTLAEPLTTPNLVVDLRGAHFLDVSAVAAFEKAVENDRKRGVNVTIEGFDDARHGLLSQLRPALLEG
- a CDS encoding FRG domain-containing protein, which gives rise to MTDDSQVIKTVNEYLEKINGFKYGFTEDFKKSTNRKFPNLKFNPNELMFFYRGQASTKWDITPNVMRDVIEPGNEANIYNDAVATAPDEFPASNTTISNLIKMQHFGIPTRLLDISQSPLVALYFACQKNEHAYGKETDGFVYVFITLRRYFYSEDDYRVSLKSNLARIRYNNPDISKSIESSFDKKVIEALQKLNKYAQFKPHLIKLLSMEDIHEKSEYNNSYREDFDKLSIEYEKEYERIKNEHDSYISSSQKEIEELQKNTFNPEKIKNLIDRSNKITDFINNVRRIDYKMMMAIFWELRSFASREFPWLAHMDAMDIRDEILSVSFVQPRMDNKRLQAQKGAFLLSGLNFQLKEKDIALFPEHKPINLSQYIGHLSTNEQEMLIDKKESPEDFIYATKIMIDHDSKKDILIELKENFDISEATLFPDLDHLGEELKKRYAANPEPSQES
- a CDS encoding FUSC family protein; protein product: MLRAAQAFTSLFNAPSPTGAGRGSALAQALWRRPLLLFPPGFLFCTRSAFGCLLALGIAYQMEMTSPGWAPLIAWAVSLTSWGQSFSKAYWCFMGTLLGAVLAVVLMAAIPQAAWLFFPALGAVLGLCMFCASLAGNFRAYGWGLAGFTCAIIAMDAAPDAPSVFMTAMARVTNITLGVACEAFAGFVFSRDPAAAARLGLRATLELNMRRTCTVLCQALANQPNALELAEDEIAGILGFDSKVEFLAIEMGRAGHVGSHARASLAALAGALAGLFGGGHDFPKAPQAMVAAVAREGDPYAPAPISAPTPTGTPPNQQPQRQEADFYQSAPDIGQLVARVSAAIAALPAHLDDQADPALVLRALRAECLRQSVWMAENPALPHTGRDGLALAILANLLDDLAAATDQFRACFGLKTMGGESYRYARASWRDPVLGVQNALKIFSAIMFTGMVWEVTAWPFGKMCVAFTAIICCLFGASPTPQTGSFAFLIGTIAAACSAFMLDMLFIPMAADVYEAQALEFLVALLIGCTIRVSARTAVVGIAYGFMLFPMTVASNQGVTTALAYFNKTQAMVLAATVAVWVFRVVLPFRVKRAALRVRASMMAELRRLVTGPDTTAVEDAWVSRSLDRFSALSTPAELKESPALRAWLFGLLATLALGIHVVRLRYLVKRPGVPEAAQNEIEALLHSMANHPTETMVAARYAAAARLALMPAGALAEVPPTELTPAQRLARLDKAALSGCLLVVERLLLENRAFLDLSDSFG
- a CDS encoding phage major tail tube protein, with amino-acid sequence MMSGPRRVFKNLNLFFKGSSFAGSVLDFTPPKLELETIEHRGGGMETAVDLTMGLKRLDTAFSVVDYSPLLIGSISPLEGAANTFIMRGVAEDWDGTVTPLEITMSGKTKAVDRGTLRAGEKAQLKITMNLTYYSEKVGGELVHEIDVMNMSWINSQGVDMLQGTRSALGL
- a CDS encoding phage virion morphogenesis protein; this translates as MAQITLSGDTKHIKQALQRLADIGRKPQPFLAALRTEVVDNTRQRLNEGRPAVGASYVAFNKLYAQSRKPLPPLIQGGGLQRSLTSQARGGTLIWGSNLVYAAAQQFGALIKPRTKPALTFRRCSRWGAAV
- a CDS encoding phage tail sheath C-terminal domain-containing protein — its product is MATQDFLHGVETLSTAVSQPLVSVDLSTIGLIGTAPGADPAAFPLNTPVLVSGSDAVLVGKLVSQLPAAQGGTPNLNPSQAGTLPMAVSTILDECSPVMVVVRVEEGSSESATIANIMGGVDAQGNYTGVHAFQAAEAITGRRPRLLCAPGWSHQSVAEALVSIQVAEGGSGYTPGLYHLTITDSAGTGAQASATVDSTGKVASVTLLSNGAGYKAPSFALPAAAGQGTGASFSASIATIDNGVVAELKTIAEKLRAVIFADSADQGQAAAIAAAAMGGGRVMLIDPWIVRDDGTGTSVTFPASGKFAAKQAYLDQAVGFWRSVSNQPLNGVTALSRPIGFVVSDQSCAANLLNAAYVSTIIRQAGRGYTTWGNRALDGSFLCVTRTVDEVNETLLQSVLQFVDMNIVKNFVTEVVEAVNAYLRQLKSKGAITGGKCWADTALNTPEAVMNGQVFFDFDIGPAYPAERITFRSAINNDYVTTIFNNGSAA
- a CDS encoding phage tail assembly protein, with translation MSLDHPPHDHTPGNAMPPWLEVNPDHSITVRLSRPYILPDTTERSTVTLREPTVADQKAFMPSGPGANARQTAEAEARFLAALADGITPSFMDGLALRDYQRLQVAFGFFLD